One window from the genome of Musa acuminata AAA Group cultivar baxijiao chromosome BXJ1-4, Cavendish_Baxijiao_AAA, whole genome shotgun sequence encodes:
- the LOC103988796 gene encoding UDP-glycosyltransferase 86A2-like, with product MCRWSPSARFHSKNSKRKMADSEGITKHHALFVTVPFQGHFTPAANFAVKLAARGFIVTFVTTEAFHHQRAASGAVSVDGHEVFADARSMGMDIRSELVSDGLPVSFDRTLHRDQFSDAFYHLLPSHVEELMRKLLLAEPPIDVLISDTFNVWPSTLAKKFGLPYVSFWTEAALIFAIYYHVHLLVENGHFGSPTETRKDAIMYIPGVPSIEPTDLVSFFHSPEASWRVLRNVGKAFEEAKGADFVLCNTVQELEAEVIGALQQERPFYAVGPIVPASGEGGAATSLWPELDCSQWLHSMPPRSVLYISFGSIARVSKRDMDEIAYGVLGSKFSFIWVIRPGSGSSEASPLPEGFIEACKGRGMVVPWCRQKQVLLHQAVGGFLTHCGWNSILESMWCGVPMLCFPVRADQPTNRKLVVEDLRIGIDVGSIGEVRGAEVSRRIDSLMGEVGGALRKEMEGAQKAVKSAVTPTGSSSKNLEQFTADLLKHLSDKKPER from the exons ATGTGCAGGTGGTCACCGTCCGCAAGGTTTCACAGCAAAAACAGTAAAAGAAAAATGGCCGATTCGGAGGGAATCACCAAGCACCACGCCCTCTTCGTGACCGTGCCCTTCCAAGGCCACTTCACGCCGGCCGCCAACTTCGCTGTCAAGCTCGCCGCCAGGGGCTTCATCGTCACCTTCGTCACCACTGAGGCGTTCCACCACCAGCGCGCCGCATCCGGTGCCGTGTCCGTTGACGGCCACGAGGTCTTCGCCGACGCCCGCTCGATGGGCATGGACATCCGCTCCGAGCTCGTGAGCGACGGCCTGCCCGTGTCCTTCGATAGGACCTTGCATCGGGATCAATTTTCCGATGCCTTCTACCACCTGCTCCCCTCCCATGTCGAAGAGCTGATGCGGAAGCTCCTGCTCGCGGAGCCCCCTATCGACGTCCTCATCTCCGACACCTTCAACGTGTGGCCTTCGACCTTGGCCAAGAAGTTTGGGCTGCCTTATGTCTCCTTCTGGACCGAGGCTGCGCTTATCTTCGCCATCTACTACCACGTGCACCTCCTCGTCGAAAATGGCCACTTTGGTTCTCCTACAG AGACTCGCAAGGATGCCATCATGTACATACCCGGCGTGCCGTCCATCGAGCCGACAGACCTCGTGTCGTTCTTTCACTCGCCGGAGGCGTCATGGCGGGTGCTCAGGAACGTCGGTAAGGCATTCGAGGAGGCCAAGGGGGCCGACTTCGTGCTGTGCAACACGGTGCAGGAGCTCGAAGCAGAGGTCATCGGGGCGCTGCAGCAGGAGCGGCCATTCTACGCCGTGGGGCCCATCGTTCCCGCCTCCGGCGAAGGCGGGGCAGCGACCAGCCTATGGCCCGAGCTGGATTGCTCGCAGTGGCTCCACTCCATGCCACCGCGCTCCGTGCTCTATATTTCGTTCGGAAGCATCGCCCGGGTTAGCAAGAGGGACATGGACGAGATCGCCTACGGAGTCCTCGGCAGCAAATTCAGCTTCATATGGGTGATTCGGCCAGGAAGCGGAAGCTCGGAGGCCAGCCCACTTCCCGAGGGGTTCATCGAGGCATGCAAAGGGAGGGGGATGGTGGTGCCGTGGTGCCGTCAGAAGCAAGTCCTGCTGCACCAGGCGGTGGGCGGATTCCTGacgcactgcgggtggaactcgatCCTGGAGAGCATGTGGTGCGGGGTGCCGATGCTGTGCTTCCCGGTGAGGGCGGACCAGCCAACGAACCGGAAGCTGGTGGTGGAGGACCTGAGGATAGGGATCGACGTCGGAAGCATCGGTGAGGTGAGGGGAGCGGAAGTGTCGAGGAGAATCGACAGCCTGATGGGAGAAGTAGGCGGTGCGCTGAGGAAGGAGATGGAGGGAGCTCAGAAGGCGGTCAAGAGTGCGGTGACTCCGACTGGTTCGTCAAGCAAGAACTTGGAGCAGTTTACTGCGGATCTGCTGAAACATCTGTCGGATAAGAAGCCAGAGCGATGA